CAAATGCAGTTAATTTTCATCACTATCCATCGAAATCTAAAGAAGATAGATACTTGCCAACCATAGTTCATATTTCTGACTACCTTATATATAAAACTTTTGGCAATAAATATTATTGGGATAAGGATTTGGTTTTCGATAAAGAAGTTCTTGATGTTTTTAGATTTGACTCTGTTGAGGATGTTGACAATTTTGTAAACAATTACGTGTTAACATTAATTGAACAAGCAAATGAATTAGGAGCTAAAATTGAGGCTGATTAGAGAAAATACTCATATCTACGAGCCTTATCTTGATTCTATTTTAAGGCAGAATCAAGTTGAAGCTTCGGGAATAAACAATTATACCGTAAAGCAGCAAACTTCGGTATTTAATATTCCCAGAAAGGAACCAGCTTACATTAACATTATTAATTATTTCAGTAAGCGTACGCAAAATGCCTCATCAGTTGATGGCTTATTTGATATTTTTTATCAAATTCTGTGCGATTTAATTCCTTACGAGAATGCTTCAATTTATTTTATTGATGAAAACGGCAGAACTTTGCAGCCTGTAGGCAAGTCAATAAATCATGAGGAGTTTTCATTTCTAAATAAAGCATATCAAACCGGTACGCTTGAACAAATTTTTAGCAAAAATACTGCGGCTGGAATTCAAAGGTATTATAAAAATAAAACCTACATAAACTACATTTATCCAATAGTAGAATATAAAATTAAAAAAGGTTTTTTATCGGTACTTTCAACCTCAAATAATCTATTAAACGATTCAAAACTTTCGCAGGTCATTTCCATCTTACTTGATATTTTAATTAGGAAAATGGAACTAATTAATTACAAAGTGAATTTTAACGATACTTACAAAGAATTGCATTTATACCAGTCTAAATTGACCAATGATTATAAATATTCTGCTATTGGTGAATTAACCTCAGGGGTTGTTGAGCATATTTTTTCTCCTTTGCAGGTTATTGTAACTAGTACAGACTTACTTTCAATGGATGCAAATGAAGATGCAAATGAAATATTGAAGAACATTAAAGAACAAGTTAATAAAATAAAATCGCTTCTTAACCCTCTGATTAGATTTGTCGATTCAAATAACTCTAAAACTAACTATCAGCCATGCAACCTAAACGAGATAATACAAAATTATCATTCAGTGGTAAACGCACGGTTGCGTCAAATAAATTATGAGTGTTTATTAGACTTAGAAGAAAATATCCCTACTATAATTTCTATACCCAACGATATACTGCAAATATTAACCAATGTTTTTACACTGCTTAGCAGCAGCGAAGAAAAAAATATGGGCGGTATTTTAATTCAAACAAGAAGCAATAATGAGTATGTGGTTATTAAAATTATTACTACAGATTACTTACCTGTAATTTATAATTATGAAGAAAATCCAACTAAAGATTTAAGTATAATAATGATTAACAGCTTAATGAAGAAGTATAACGGCAAAATGAATATGCAAACCGATAAAACAAATGGCACAAGCATAACCCTTTCGTTTCCAATAGTGAGGAAAATGCTATGATTAAGTTTTTGCTGTTGTTGGTATTAGTTAATCCTATTCTTGGATTTTCTGAAGCATCAAATTCGACCGATTCTATTGATGTGAAGAAATTAGTTCAGCTTGAAATTCAAAAAGCTATTCAGAAAAAAAGTACTCCACATGTTGCTCTTAAAGTTGATAATAAGATTAATGAAAATATCAAACAAAAAAATATATACATAAATAAAAAGTTCAGCTTTTCAGCTAACTCCCTTAATATACGAATTGCCGTTATGTTATTTGCCGCTGTAGCTGCTTTTCTTGTGGTTTACATCAGGCGCAGAAAAAGAAATAAGCCAATAAAATCTAATCTGAAAGAAAATATACAATTGATAAGAGAGGAAAAATTTATTAGGAAAATTGACCCACGACTTAAAGAAATACGTACAAAACTTTGTTTAACCGCCTCAACACTTTCTGATGAAAGAGAAGTAGTAACAAAAGCTCGACAAATGAATATTGCTAAGGGAGAGTTAATGTTAGCAATGAAAATGAACGGGCAAATTGAAAATAACAGCATTAAGTGGAGGTAAAAATGGTAAAAGGAATTTATGCAGCGGCTCGCACTTTAGAAAAAAATAATAAACTGATAAATATAATTGCTAATAATCTGGCTAATATGAACTCAATTGGATTTAAGAAAGACTCAACATTTTCACATATAATTGATAGCTATAATATACCGCAACTAAGTGAGTACACCGATTATACTCAGGGCGAATTAGAACAAACCTCTAATCCTTTAGATTTAGCTCTAAAAGGGAAAGTTTTTTTCGCATTACAAGATGATAACGGAGAAATTTACTTCACTCGCAACGGAAAATTTACTATTTCTGAAAACGGCTATATTGTGAATGGGGATGGACTTAAGCTTTTAGGCAAGAATGGACCAATCAATACAAATGATAATTTTTTTAACAATAATGAGAAAATACAAATAAACAAAAATGGAAATATCAAGATAGGCGATATTGATGTAGATTCACTTTTAGTGGTAAAATTTGAAAATGATGACCAACTAACAAAAGTAGGGGCTGACAATTATAAAATTACTTATGGCAGCTATTTAATAGCTGAAGACTCAGATTTTGAAGTTCAACAAGGTTACTTGGAAAATTCAAATGTAAATGCAATAGAAGAAATGGAAAACATGATTAAAGTAAGCAAAGACTTTGAGTCTGCTCAAAAAGTAATGAATTATATCGATAATATAATGGAAAAGGCAACTGAAATTGGAAAAGTTTAATAATTACAATTGGAGGTATTATGTCTACTCGGGCTTTAAGAACTGCTGCTTCTGGAATGTATTCCCAGCAATTAAATATTGAAGTTATTGCAAACAACATTGCTAACATAAACACAACAGGTTTTAAGAAGAACAAAGCTGAATTTCAAGACATGATGTACCAGGAAATTCCTATTAGCACACTTACATCAGATTTATCACAAGCCGCAAAAGCACCTTCGGATAAAATTCAAGTAGGCAATGGTGTACAGGCAGTCTCTTCACAGAAAATATTTACTCAAGGCGATTTAACTCAAACTAACAATCAGCTCGACCTTGCAATTCTGGGAGATGGTTTCTTTCAAGTGAAAAGACCTGATGGCACATACGCTTATACAAGAGATGGTTCTTTTAAAATTAATGCCGAAGGAAAAATAGTTACAGCAAGCGGTTATTATCTTGACCCGGAAATTACACTTAACGAAGATGCACTAAATTTAATAATCAATAAAGATGGCACAGTTGAAGTTGAGCAGGTCGGTGGTGGTAAAGTGCAGCTCGATAATATTCAGCTTGTTAGATTTCTTAACCCAGGCGGTCTAAAATCAATTGGAAATAACCTTTATGAAGAGACAAGCTCTTCTGGTGCACCAATTTATGGTACCCCAGGCTCAAACGGTTTTGGAGAAATAAACCAAGGCTACCTTGAATCTTCAAATGTGGATATTGTTGAAGAAATGATTTCTATGATAGCGGCACAAAGAGCTTACGAAATCAATTCTAAAACTGTTAAAACAGTTGAAGATATGATGACAATGGCTAACAATCTTAAAAGAACATAATTAATATGATATTGCTTTTAATAAACATATTGTACTTGTTTTTACCTATGAGCACAGCAGAAGGCAAAAAAAATTTTACTGCACAGTATATGAAAGAGGTGCTTAATCATGCAGAAATAAATTGCAGCATAGCCGTAAATAAAAATGGGAAAGTTAACAGTAAAACTTCCGGCTTTAATGTAAATGTGAAAAAAGAACTTAAAGAATACTTAACACATAAACTTGTGGATTACGAGTCTTTTTCTTTTAAGGTAATCACTAAGATTAATAATGACCAACCATTGGAATTAAATAATGCTGAATTTACAAGACATGGGAAATACGGCTATATAACCGTTTCTAATAGCAAGAATGGGAAAAATGAGAAATTAATTATAACAGTTGAACTTTCTCTTTTTAAAAAAATATTAATTGCTGATGAAGATATAAAACCAAAAGAAATAATTAAAAGTTCACAATTAACAGTAAAGCTTTATGATGTGGCTTCATTAAAAGGTACACCTGCTGAGTCGTTTGATGTGATAGAGGGATACCGTGCCAAAACTTTTATTAGAAAAGGAGAAGTGATATTAAAAGAAAGCGTAGAAAAACAACCGGATGTTAATTTGGGACAAAATGTTATTGCATTTTTAATTAAGGGAAACGTAGAAATTAATTTTTTAGCCTTTGCGCGGCAGGAAGGCTACATTGGAGACATAATTCGAATTAGAACCTCAGATAATAAATACTTTTCGGCAAAAATTTATGATAAAAACAAAGTTTTAATAGTAGAGTAAATGAAATGAAACATAAAAACATAATAATATTATCTTTATTATTTACAACTGCTATCTGCAGCCAGAATATGAGTCAAAATGCCGGCTCCTCACTTTTTTCTGATTACAAAGCAAGCAGAGTTGGCGATGCAATTACAATTATAGTAGTAGAATCTTCACAAGCTTCCAATAATGCTGAAACAAAAACTGGAAGATCAAGTAACCTAAGTCTAAGCGGCGGGTTTGATGTTAATAATAAAACTTCATCTTCTGGCAATGCAACCTTGAGCACTGGCAACGATTTTTCAGGCTCGGGCTCCACAAAAACGGTAGGCGTTGTAAAAACAAAAATTAGTGCCACAATAGATTCTGTGCTAAGCAATGGAAATTTAGTTATTAAAGGTAGTCGAAAAATTTCAATTAATGGGGAAGAGCAGATGATTTATATAAAAGGCATAGTTAGGCCTTCAGATATAGCAGCTGATAATTCGGTGCTTTCGTATAATATTTCCGAAGCTGAAATAGTTTTTGAAGGCAGCGGCATAATTGATAATGCACAAAAACCTGGCTGGTTAACAAAACTTTTTCATTGGTTATTTTAGGTGCTAACATGAGAACTTACAACTTTAATGCTGCTAAACTTTTAGTAATTTTTTTACTGTTAAACTCTTTTACAGTAGCACAAAGAATAAAAGATATTGCCTTCTTAGAAGGAAATAATTCACAACAAATTATTGGTTATGGATTAGTGGTTGGTTTGGCTGGTACAGGTGATAGCTATCGTTCAACTTTTACTGTTCAATCAATTACTAGTATGTTAAAGAGATTTGGTATTACAGTTCCTCAATCAGACCTTCGTGTTAGAAACGTGGCTGCAGTAATGGTAACAGCAACAATTA
The sequence above is drawn from the Melioribacteraceae bacterium 4301-Me genome and encodes:
- the flgG gene encoding flagellar basal-body rod protein FlgG — encoded protein: MSTRALRTAASGMYSQQLNIEVIANNIANINTTGFKKNKAEFQDMMYQEIPISTLTSDLSQAAKAPSDKIQVGNGVQAVSSQKIFTQGDLTQTNNQLDLAILGDGFFQVKRPDGTYAYTRDGSFKINAEGKIVTASGYYLDPEITLNEDALNLIINKDGTVEVEQVGGGKVQLDNIQLVRFLNPGGLKSIGNNLYEETSSSGAPIYGTPGSNGFGEINQGYLESSNVDIVEEMISMIAAQRAYEINSKTVKTVEDMMTMANNLKRT
- a CDS encoding flagellar hook-basal body protein, whose protein sequence is MVKGIYAAARTLEKNNKLINIIANNLANMNSIGFKKDSTFSHIIDSYNIPQLSEYTDYTQGELEQTSNPLDLALKGKVFFALQDDNGEIYFTRNGKFTISENGYIVNGDGLKLLGKNGPINTNDNFFNNNEKIQINKNGNIKIGDIDVDSLLVVKFENDDQLTKVGADNYKITYGSYLIAEDSDFEVQQGYLENSNVNAIEEMENMIKVSKDFESAQKVMNYIDNIMEKATEIGKV
- a CDS encoding flagellar basal body L-ring protein FlgH; translation: MKHKNIIILSLLFTTAICSQNMSQNAGSSLFSDYKASRVGDAITIIVVESSQASNNAETKTGRSSNLSLSGGFDVNNKTSSSGNATLSTGNDFSGSGSTKTVGVVKTKISATIDSVLSNGNLVIKGSRKISINGEEQMIYIKGIVRPSDIAADNSVLSYNISEAEIVFEGSGIIDNAQKPGWLTKLFHWLF
- the flgA gene encoding flagellar basal body P-ring formation chaperone FlgA; amino-acid sequence: MSTAEGKKNFTAQYMKEVLNHAEINCSIAVNKNGKVNSKTSGFNVNVKKELKEYLTHKLVDYESFSFKVITKINNDQPLELNNAEFTRHGKYGYITVSNSKNGKNEKLIITVELSLFKKILIADEDIKPKEIIKSSQLTVKLYDVASLKGTPAESFDVIEGYRAKTFIRKGEVILKESVEKQPDVNLGQNVIAFLIKGNVEINFLAFARQEGYIGDIIRIRTSDNKYFSAKIYDKNKVLIVE